A single region of the Salvia miltiorrhiza cultivar Shanhuang (shh) chromosome 8, IMPLAD_Smil_shh, whole genome shotgun sequence genome encodes:
- the LOC130999545 gene encoding uncharacterized protein LOC130999545 — protein sequence MIPLFFLVVCGEGFVAFLLMVKIGPLRELVMKGLDQVKMRRGTVSTIAGTIFVILLSDLFSIVKIQNKGSKHGAMTPMDQVIWRTNLLEATLMGFSLFLGFLVDRMHHYMRKLTKLRSSTGVSTREVERLEREKLQLKEKEERAAEEAKQLRQEISSLIDDLKKVKMETAEKDERLDTAEAHVVALQKQAADLLLEYDRLLEDNQILQNQALGYHS from the exons ATGATTCCTCTGTTCTTTTTAGTTGTGTGTGGTGAGGGTTTTGTGGCATTCCTTTTAATGGTGAAGATTGGGCCATTAAGGGAATTGGTGATGAAGGGTTTGGATCAAGTGAAAATGAGAAGGGGCACAGTTTCAACCATTGCTGGCACTATTTTTGTGATTCTGTTATCAGACTTGTTTAGCATTGTCAAGATTCAGAACAAGGGTTCTAAGCACGGGGCGATGACGCCTATGGATCAGGTGATTTGGAGGACTAACCTGTTGGAGGCTACTCTTATGG GGTTCTCTCTCTTCCTCGGGTTTCTGGTCGACCGTATGCACCATTACATGCGAAAGCTGACCAAGTTAAGAAGCAGCACCGGAGTTTCAACGCGAGAAGTTGAGAGACTCGAGAGAGAGAAGCTGCAGCTGAAGGAGAAGGAGGAGAGAGCTGCTGAAGAAGCCAAGCAGCTGCGGCAAGAGATATCCAGTTTGATTGATGATTTGAAGAAGGTGAAGATGGAGACAGCAGAGAAGGATGAGCGGCTCGATACGGCCGAAGCTCACGTGGTTGCTCTGCAGAAACAAGCCGCGGATCTTCTGCTCGAATACGACCGTCTGCTCGAGGATAACCAGATCCTCCAGAACCAGGCTCTTGGATACCATAGTTGA